In Spirochaeta thermophila DSM 6578, the following proteins share a genomic window:
- a CDS encoding IS256 family transposase codes for MKRGNTRTLIETQYTLSDLMKQVEDQLREEVRHTYKTYLEHLLETLREEAVGRPRYARGEPEKGQYYRYGYRKWKTVQTPWGPIEDVRVPRIRTGGGKEVKLVAYEQRLVALAEQLILGYVGGMSARTWAILLRELGIGEAHPQTLLRLIRGLREEKEQWRRRSLRGVKALVLDGVWAKRRGRGQKKLVVLSAVGVKEDGSHELLDWVVAEQEDQASYERLLTRLYERGLHEVELVVADEAEGIRQAVETVYPEAKKQVCLWHLQGTLEQKLLQDMGERKGKNADLQKERRAFRAEYWKLFEAGGKEDAARALEAFVKKWAAKAPRMTASLLWRKDRLFSYLELPYEWKEKVRTSNLAENMFRHMRSFLRRYPGYMSHAHADEVVGLYVVGMQVIQEVGRRTPYQLQLNFNTPP; via the coding sequence ATGAAGCGTGGTAACACACGCACACTGATTGAGACACAGTATACCCTCTCTGATCTGATGAAACAAGTGGAAGACCAGCTACGGGAGGAGGTGCGCCACACCTACAAGACGTACCTGGAACACCTCCTTGAGACGCTGAGAGAGGAGGCAGTAGGACGACCACGATATGCACGAGGGGAGCCTGAGAAAGGGCAGTACTACCGGTATGGCTACAGGAAATGGAAGACCGTGCAGACCCCCTGGGGGCCGATCGAGGATGTACGCGTGCCCCGCATCCGCACCGGCGGGGGGAAGGAGGTGAAGCTGGTCGCCTACGAGCAGAGGCTCGTGGCCCTCGCCGAGCAGCTCATTCTTGGGTATGTGGGAGGGATGAGCGCGCGGACGTGGGCCATCCTGTTACGGGAGCTGGGGATAGGAGAGGCTCATCCGCAGACACTCCTGCGGCTCATCAGAGGTCTTCGTGAGGAGAAGGAGCAGTGGCGGAGGAGGTCCCTTAGAGGAGTGAAGGCCCTTGTGCTGGATGGAGTGTGGGCAAAGAGGCGTGGGAGGGGTCAGAAGAAGCTGGTTGTCCTGAGTGCCGTGGGGGTGAAGGAGGACGGATCTCATGAGCTCCTCGACTGGGTCGTTGCGGAGCAGGAGGACCAGGCGAGCTACGAGCGACTCCTTACCAGGCTCTATGAGCGAGGGCTTCATGAGGTGGAGCTGGTGGTGGCCGATGAGGCTGAGGGGATCCGGCAGGCCGTGGAGACGGTGTATCCTGAGGCGAAGAAGCAGGTATGCCTCTGGCACCTGCAGGGTACGCTTGAGCAGAAGCTCCTGCAGGACATGGGGGAACGGAAGGGGAAGAACGCAGACCTCCAGAAGGAGAGGCGAGCTTTTCGAGCGGAGTACTGGAAGCTCTTTGAGGCAGGAGGGAAGGAGGACGCAGCACGTGCGTTGGAGGCATTCGTGAAGAAGTGGGCGGCGAAGGCTCCCCGGATGACGGCCTCCCTCCTGTGGCGGAAGGACCGGCTTTTCTCCTATCTGGAGTTACCCTATGAGTGGAAGGAGAAGGTGAGGACGAGCAACCTTGCGGAGAACATGTTTCGGCACATGAGAAGCTTTCTACGGAGGTATCCTGGGTATATGAGCCATGCCCATGCGGATGAGGTGGTAGGCCTCTACGTGGTGGGCATGCAGGTGATACAAGA